One region of Exiguobacterium acetylicum genomic DNA includes:
- a CDS encoding RNA polymerase sigma factor, protein MHTQSDESLYHLMRSGDEQALETLYDKYERLLFSFAHRFTNNDRLSEEVIQEVWMKIWNGRVDFDTQKGKFSSWILTITRNAALDCLRREKRQPTIEVEERDGGYDEPVERTVMQRETAAEVRDAVSELKPEQQELIELVYFQGMTQQQISERLDLPLGTVKTRIRSAIQALRKRMDGRERDGRTLS, encoded by the coding sequence ATGCACACTCAATCCGATGAATCGCTTTATCATCTGATGCGTAGCGGAGATGAGCAAGCCCTCGAGACGTTGTACGATAAGTACGAGCGGCTATTATTCTCATTCGCCCATCGCTTTACGAATAATGACCGGTTGTCCGAAGAAGTCATACAAGAAGTGTGGATGAAGATTTGGAATGGTCGTGTTGATTTTGATACGCAAAAAGGAAAGTTTTCATCGTGGATTTTAACGATTACACGTAACGCGGCACTTGATTGTCTCCGTCGTGAAAAACGACAGCCGACGATCGAAGTCGAGGAACGAGATGGTGGATACGACGAGCCGGTCGAGCGAACGGTCATGCAACGGGAAACGGCTGCTGAAGTGCGCGACGCGGTCAGTGAACTGAAGCCAGAGCAGCAAGAGCTGATTGAACTCGTTTACTTCCAGGGTATGACGCAGCAACAGATTTCAGAGCGACTCGATTTACCTCTTGGAACGGTCAAGACGCGAATCAGGAGCGCGATTCAAGCATTACGAAAACGAATGGATGGGAGGGAACGAGATGGAAGAACGTTGTCATGA
- a CDS encoding metal-sensitive transcriptional regulator: MDYDRKMKNRVSRIEGQLRGILRMMEEGQDCRDVITQLSAARSAIDRTIGVVVSSNLIECVKDAEQNGDGQTEELVKEAVNLLVKSR; this comes from the coding sequence ATGGATTATGATCGGAAGATGAAGAACCGTGTTAGTCGGATTGAAGGACAGCTACGAGGCATTTTACGGATGATGGAAGAAGGGCAAGATTGCCGCGATGTCATCACCCAGCTCTCCGCTGCCCGTTCTGCGATTGACCGGACGATCGGCGTCGTCGTCAGTTCGAATCTAATTGAGTGCGTCAAGGACGCAGAACAAAACGGCGACGGACAAACCGAAGAACTCGTCAAGGAAGCGGTCAATTTGCTCGTTAAGAGCCGCTGA
- a CDS encoding SMP-30/gluconolactonase/LRE family protein, whose translation MTVSLFIDVACKTGESPVYDAKAKRFYFVDIPNQLLFSYDLVTEALKPYTLPSAITSIALTDAPDLLRVTAEHGFGTFDLKEGHLSLEHQLSLPDSDRMNDGKLDPTGQYVAGSINEEDGKTAGLFRLRHDGSIDVLHEDLTNSNGLVWSEDGKTLYHIDTPTKKVYAFDYAPDAPLSNKRVAVDLEEEEGFPDGMTKDAEGHAWIAHYAGSCITRWNLATGEKLAHVDFPVANPTCPIFYEDRLLVTTAANGDETPHAGAVFAVTFE comes from the coding sequence ATGACCGTTTCCCTATTCATTGATGTCGCATGTAAGACAGGCGAATCTCCTGTTTACGATGCAAAAGCAAAGCGCTTTTATTTCGTTGATATTCCGAATCAACTTCTCTTCTCATATGATCTCGTCACAGAAGCACTCAAACCGTATACGTTACCAAGCGCCATCACATCGATTGCCTTGACGGATGCACCGGATTTATTACGTGTCACGGCAGAACACGGATTCGGAACGTTTGATCTCAAAGAAGGACATCTGTCTCTTGAGCATCAACTGTCGCTACCCGATTCCGACCGGATGAATGACGGAAAGCTTGATCCAACCGGACAATATGTCGCCGGTAGCATTAATGAAGAAGACGGTAAGACTGCTGGATTGTTCCGTCTGCGTCACGATGGCTCCATCGATGTCTTGCATGAAGACTTGACGAACTCCAATGGACTCGTCTGGTCAGAAGATGGCAAGACGCTCTATCACATCGATACACCGACGAAAAAAGTCTATGCCTTCGACTACGCTCCGGACGCTCCACTTTCGAATAAGCGTGTCGCCGTTGACCTCGAAGAAGAAGAAGGGTTCCCAGATGGTATGACGAAGGACGCGGAAGGTCATGCTTGGATCGCACATTATGCTGGATCATGCATCACCCGTTGGAATCTTGCGACTGGTGAAAAACTCGCTCATGTCGACTTCCCGGTCGCCAATCCGACGTGTCCGATTTTCTACGAAGATCGATTGCTCGTCACGACCGCTGCAAACGGAGATGAGACGCCACACGCCGGTGCCGTCTTCGCTGTAACATTTGAATGA
- a CDS encoding MBL fold metallo-hydrolase, with product MRVTIIERLHQLQTTPSFFPVNCYLFEEADSLTLIDAGLGINAKALYHYIRQQEKPLGAIILTHAHADHVGSLDFLANAFPLAQVCISYRDAALLSGDETLREGETTPLKGGIPKNIKTRPDRLLESGQQVGSLSVIASPGHTPGSISLWHEGSRTLIAGDAFQTQGGLAVSGDVRWQFPFPALATWDPDVALRSADQLTELSPDILAVGHGPLILGPSYEMRQAVDRFTQVLQTKKSSPFK from the coding sequence ATGCGTGTCACAATCATCGAACGTCTACACCAATTGCAGACGACCCCATCCTTTTTCCCGGTCAACTGCTACCTGTTTGAAGAAGCAGACAGTTTAACATTGATTGATGCTGGACTCGGAATTAACGCAAAGGCGCTCTATCACTATATTCGACAGCAGGAGAAACCACTCGGTGCAATCATCCTGACTCATGCACACGCCGATCATGTCGGCTCACTGGATTTCCTTGCGAACGCCTTCCCTCTCGCTCAAGTCTGTATCAGTTATCGCGATGCTGCACTACTCAGCGGGGATGAGACGCTACGCGAAGGCGAAACGACACCCTTAAAAGGTGGTATTCCGAAAAACATCAAAACACGACCGGATCGCTTGCTCGAGAGTGGTCAACAAGTCGGAAGTCTCAGTGTCATCGCCTCACCCGGTCATACACCTGGTTCGATCTCGCTTTGGCATGAAGGAAGCCGGACTTTGATCGCTGGCGATGCTTTTCAGACGCAAGGAGGACTAGCCGTCTCCGGCGACGTCCGCTGGCAATTCCCGTTTCCCGCACTCGCAACATGGGATCCGGACGTCGCCCTTCGCTCGGCTGATCAATTGACGGAGCTATCTCCGGATATTCTTGCCGTCGGACATGGTCCACTAATCCTTGGACCAAGTTACGAGATGCGACAAGCCGTCGATCGATTCACTCAGGTCTTGCAGACGAAAAAATCATCACCTTTCAAGTAA